The Kryptolebias marmoratus isolate JLee-2015 linkage group LG18, ASM164957v2, whole genome shotgun sequence genome includes a region encoding these proteins:
- the trim24 gene encoding transcription intermediary factor 1-alpha isoform X1: MDESAKNVDSDIVIIVENEAESLPAGDDKLKQQGGTFGLMDTCPICKLSFHSREPKLLPCLHSFCKRCLPPPLRSTEPPRRDPHGPGAVRCPVCRQECWEIDILDNFFVKDSAEVPSSTVEKNSQVCMSCDDNTEATGYCMECVEFLCVTCIEAHQRVKFTRDHTIRQKEEMSPEALDISSQRPVFCDIHKQEPLKLFCETCDRLTCRDCQLQKHKDHNYQFLEDAYKNHKQYLETMTQQLQDKRKATEEVSSCINNGLQQVEENRKAVTNEIKKSICNLIMEINRKGKILINQLEALTKDHELALKKQQDDINTLTRHLDHVISFTKWATASHSGTALLYCKRLILYQIHYLMRTSYNPSIVPQSSVRFQCRSGFWATNVDLGSLVVERCPGRPPITNHPTAPRPEAPSGGLSVSAQQQRQSTLAQLQMQVDKLSHQPHRQPAPNHWSWYQNVRLPGPAGPPPPTRPIHGGSSPSQGPPSMAPPGRRYGNAHPSPRSPPPNMLQNSSYTASQTLRELIHSSSFPPKPIDVSQGIPRYPQPLTAGAATQTSLQQRFMPESSHLKRIEVGGSVPTISISVPKPSMGQSLALAAADKSAFGNLTARGSQNSPMAKPSSSDRSAGLTSWKQTSEPGSAPPSKRRRRTSPGPIIVIKDEPEDDDEVRFVQSTVGLSLPDSSTGAQSKPRQQPKGLAAVAVPASDSKNYSPQTQSQPESEKKTEHEDDPNEDWCAVCQNGGELLCCDKCPKVFHLTCHIPTLNESPSGEWFCSFCRDLDSPEMVYDCDRRDDPDSEKFPPVDRRKCERLLLRLFCNDFSTDFQQPASPWETRRYKELIKTPMDLSIVKRKLESQTEVERYVGPEGFVADVRLIFFNCAKYYKTTSEVGSAGLYLEDYFEEQLKLVYPDKVFPGGREEQMIPPLEDEIEEEEEQATEGNAAPAEDGKPPSPPEKGVAKVEAEDALAESEKSDPETAETSHNEPSEVVANAEGGSSPAEGEKQGEATQVDNCHAGEAKDGGVASSSIKEESPQLPADRAVDPPESLEASAPAASEESG; the protein is encoded by the exons ATGGATGAAAGTGCCAAAAATGTCGATAGTGACATTGTTATTATCGTGGAAAACGAGGCCGAAAGCTTGCCCGCGGGAGATGATAAACTCAAACAGCAAGGCGGCACTTTCGGGCTCATGGACACATGTCCCATCTGCAAACTGAGCTTCCACAGCAGAGAGCCCAAGCTGCTGCCGTGCCTCCACTCCTTCTGCAAGAGGTGTCTGCCGCCCCCGCTGAGGAGCACCGAGCCGCCGAGGCGGGACCCGCACGGCCCAG GGGCCGTTCGGTGTCCAGTGTGCAGGCAAGAATGCTGGGAGATTGACATATTGGACAATTTCTTTGTCAAGGACTCTGCTGAGGTGCCAAGCAGCACGGTGGAGAAAAACAGCCAG gTGTGTATGAGCTGCGACGACAACACAGAGGCGACAGGATACTGCATGGAGTGTGTGGAGTTTCTGTGCGTGACGTGCATCGAGGCACACCAGAGGGTCAAGTTCACCAGAGACCACACCATCCGGCAGAAGGAGGAGATGTCTCCAG AAGCGCTGGATATTTCCTCACAGAGGCCTGTTTTTTGCGACATCCACAAGCAGGAGCCGCTGAAGCTGTTTTGCGAGACTTGTGATCGGCTCACCTGTCGGGACTGTCAACTTCagaaacacaaggatcacaa CTACCAGTTTTTGGAGGATGCTTACAAAAATCATAAGCAGTACCTGGAGACCATgactcagcagctgcaggacaaGCGAAAGGCGACTGAGGAAGTGTCGAGCTGCATCAACAACGG ATTGCAGCAAGTTGAAGAAAACCGCAAGGCTGTGACAAACGAAATCAAGAAGTCCATCTGTAACCTGATCATGGAGATCAACAGGAAGGGAAAGATTCTGATCAACCAGCTTGAg GCTTTGACTAAAGACCACGAGCTGGCTCTGAAAAAGCAGCAGGACGACATCAACACCCTGACCAGGCATCTGGACCATGTGATCAGCTTCACCAAATGGGCCACGGCGAGCCACAGTGGAACGGCTCTCCTGTACTGCAAGAGACTG ATCCTTTACCAGATCCATTACCTGATGAGAACAAGCTACAACCCGTCCATCGTTCCCCAGAGCTCTGTTCGCTTCCAGTGCCGCTCTGGATTCTGGGCTACTAACGTAGACCTGG GCTCACTGGTTGTAGAAAGATGCCCGGGGAGGCCGCCCATCACCAACCACCCTACTGCTCCCAGACCAGAGGCTCCATCTGGAGGTCTGTCTGTCTCCGCACAGCAGCAGCGACAGAGTACTCTGGCTCAGCTCCAGATGCAg GTTGACAAGCTTTCCcatcagcctcacagacagccTGCTCCGAACCACTGGTCCTGGTACCAAAACGTCCGGCTCCCCGGACCTGCCGGCCCGCCGCCGCCAACCAGACCCATCCACGGAGGGTCTTCGCCATCCCAAGGCCCCCCCAGCATGGCGCCGCCTGGGCGCAGGTACGGGAACGCCCATCCCAGCCCGAGGAGCCCCCCTCCGAACATGCTTCAGAACTCCAGCTACACAGCTTCACAG ACTCTCAGAGAGCTGATCCACAGCTCCAGTTTCCCGCCTAAACCCATCGATGTGTCGCAGGGCATTCCTCGCTACCCTCAGCCTCTGACGGCAGGAGCGGCGACGCAGACGTCACTACAGCAG AGATTTATGCCGGAGTCCTCCCATCTAAAGCGGATTGAAGTGGGTGGATCTGTTCCCACCATCAGCATCTCTGTTCCTAAACCCAGCATGGGTCAAAGTCTGGCCTTGGCAGCTGCAGACAAAAGTGCATTTGGTAATTTGACAG CTCGAGGGAGCCAGAACTCCCCTATGGCGAAGCCGTCGTCTTCGGACAGAAGCGCGGG gTTGACTTCCTGGAAGCAGACTTCTGAGCCGGGGTCAGCCCCTCCCTCCAAACGACGAAGGCGGACCTCGCCAGGGCCCATTATTGTCATCAAGGACGAGCCAGAGGATGATGACGAAGTTCGTTTT GTGCAGTCCACTGTCGGCTTGAGTCTGCCGGACAGCAGCACCGGCGCTCAGTCGAAGCCTCGGCAGCAGCCGAAGGGGCTCGCGGCGGTCGCAGTCCCTGCTTCGGACTCCAAAAACTACAGTCCGCAGACCCAGTCCCAGCCCGAGTCTGAGAAGAAAACGGAGCACGAAGACGACCCGAACGAGGACTGGTGCGCCGTCTGTCAGAACGGAGGAGAGCTGCTGTGCTGCGACAAGTGCCCCAAAGTTTTTCACCTGACCTGCCACATTCCCACTCTGAATGAGTCCCCCAG CGGCGAGTGGTTCTGCTCGTTCTGCCGAGACCTGGACTCCCCTGAGATGGTGTACGACTGCGACAGACGGGATGACCCAGACTCGGAAAAGTTCCCACCTGTTGACAGAAGG aaGTGTGAGAGATTGCTGCTACGCCTGTTCTGTAATGACTTCAGCACCGACTTCCAGCAGCCTGCATCTCCATGG GAAACTCGAAGGTACAAAGAGCTAATAAAGACACCGATGGATTTATCGATCGTGAAGAGGAAGCTGGAGTCACAGACGGAGGTTGAGCGATACGTCGGTCCTGAGGGGTTTGTCGCCGACGTCAGGCTCATCTTTTTCAACTGTGCGAAGTACTACAAG ACGACATCCGAGGTCGGGAGTGCCGGGTTGTACCTGGAGGACTATTTCgaggagcagctgaagctcGTCTACCCAGACAAAGTCTTTCCGGGTGGGAGGGAGGAGCAGATGATTCCTCCTTTAGAGGACGAGatcgaagaggaggaggaacaggcGACGGAGGGAAATGCGGCTCCTGCCGAAGACGGGAAGCCGCCGAGTCCTCCGGAGAAGGGGGTCGCCAAAGTGGAAGCGGAAGATGCCCTGGCCGAGAGCGAGAAGTCGGACCCGGAAACGGCTGAAACGAGCCATAACGAGCCGAGCGAGGTTGTAGCTAACGCGGAGGGAGGTAGCTCTCCAGCCGAGGGGGAAAAGCAAGGCGAGGCGACTCAAGTGGACAACTGCCACGCCGGCGAAGCTAAAGACGGCGGCGTAGCTTCCAGCTCTATAAAAGAGGAGAGCCCTCAGCTCCCTGCAGACAGAGCCGTGGACCCTCCCGAGTCCCTGGAGGCCTCGGCGCCTGCGGCCTCAGAGGAGTCTGGATGA
- the trim24 gene encoding transcription intermediary factor 1-alpha isoform X2 yields the protein MDESAKNVDSDIVIIVENEAESLPAGDDKLKQQGGTFGLMDTCPICKLSFHSREPKLLPCLHSFCKRCLPPPLRSTEPPRRDPHGPGAVRCPVCRQECWEIDILDNFFVKDSAEVPSSTVEKNSQVCMSCDDNTEATGYCMECVEFLCVTCIEAHQRVKFTRDHTIRQKEEMSPALDISSQRPVFCDIHKQEPLKLFCETCDRLTCRDCQLQKHKDHNYQFLEDAYKNHKQYLETMTQQLQDKRKATEEVSSCINNGLQQVEENRKAVTNEIKKSICNLIMEINRKGKILINQLEALTKDHELALKKQQDDINTLTRHLDHVISFTKWATASHSGTALLYCKRLILYQIHYLMRTSYNPSIVPQSSVRFQCRSGFWATNVDLGSLVVERCPGRPPITNHPTAPRPEAPSGGLSVSAQQQRQSTLAQLQMQVDKLSHQPHRQPAPNHWSWYQNVRLPGPAGPPPPTRPIHGGSSPSQGPPSMAPPGRRYGNAHPSPRSPPPNMLQNSSYTASQTLRELIHSSSFPPKPIDVSQGIPRYPQPLTAGAATQTSLQQRFMPESSHLKRIEVGGSVPTISISVPKPSMGQSLALAAADKSAFGNLTARGSQNSPMAKPSSSDRSAGLTSWKQTSEPGSAPPSKRRRRTSPGPIIVIKDEPEDDDEVRFVQSTVGLSLPDSSTGAQSKPRQQPKGLAAVAVPASDSKNYSPQTQSQPESEKKTEHEDDPNEDWCAVCQNGGELLCCDKCPKVFHLTCHIPTLNESPSGEWFCSFCRDLDSPEMVYDCDRRDDPDSEKFPPVDRRKCERLLLRLFCNDFSTDFQQPASPWETRRYKELIKTPMDLSIVKRKLESQTEVERYVGPEGFVADVRLIFFNCAKYYKTTSEVGSAGLYLEDYFEEQLKLVYPDKVFPGGREEQMIPPLEDEIEEEEEQATEGNAAPAEDGKPPSPPEKGVAKVEAEDALAESEKSDPETAETSHNEPSEVVANAEGGSSPAEGEKQGEATQVDNCHAGEAKDGGVASSSIKEESPQLPADRAVDPPESLEASAPAASEESG from the exons ATGGATGAAAGTGCCAAAAATGTCGATAGTGACATTGTTATTATCGTGGAAAACGAGGCCGAAAGCTTGCCCGCGGGAGATGATAAACTCAAACAGCAAGGCGGCACTTTCGGGCTCATGGACACATGTCCCATCTGCAAACTGAGCTTCCACAGCAGAGAGCCCAAGCTGCTGCCGTGCCTCCACTCCTTCTGCAAGAGGTGTCTGCCGCCCCCGCTGAGGAGCACCGAGCCGCCGAGGCGGGACCCGCACGGCCCAG GGGCCGTTCGGTGTCCAGTGTGCAGGCAAGAATGCTGGGAGATTGACATATTGGACAATTTCTTTGTCAAGGACTCTGCTGAGGTGCCAAGCAGCACGGTGGAGAAAAACAGCCAG gTGTGTATGAGCTGCGACGACAACACAGAGGCGACAGGATACTGCATGGAGTGTGTGGAGTTTCTGTGCGTGACGTGCATCGAGGCACACCAGAGGGTCAAGTTCACCAGAGACCACACCATCCGGCAGAAGGAGGAGATGTCTCCAG CGCTGGATATTTCCTCACAGAGGCCTGTTTTTTGCGACATCCACAAGCAGGAGCCGCTGAAGCTGTTTTGCGAGACTTGTGATCGGCTCACCTGTCGGGACTGTCAACTTCagaaacacaaggatcacaa CTACCAGTTTTTGGAGGATGCTTACAAAAATCATAAGCAGTACCTGGAGACCATgactcagcagctgcaggacaaGCGAAAGGCGACTGAGGAAGTGTCGAGCTGCATCAACAACGG ATTGCAGCAAGTTGAAGAAAACCGCAAGGCTGTGACAAACGAAATCAAGAAGTCCATCTGTAACCTGATCATGGAGATCAACAGGAAGGGAAAGATTCTGATCAACCAGCTTGAg GCTTTGACTAAAGACCACGAGCTGGCTCTGAAAAAGCAGCAGGACGACATCAACACCCTGACCAGGCATCTGGACCATGTGATCAGCTTCACCAAATGGGCCACGGCGAGCCACAGTGGAACGGCTCTCCTGTACTGCAAGAGACTG ATCCTTTACCAGATCCATTACCTGATGAGAACAAGCTACAACCCGTCCATCGTTCCCCAGAGCTCTGTTCGCTTCCAGTGCCGCTCTGGATTCTGGGCTACTAACGTAGACCTGG GCTCACTGGTTGTAGAAAGATGCCCGGGGAGGCCGCCCATCACCAACCACCCTACTGCTCCCAGACCAGAGGCTCCATCTGGAGGTCTGTCTGTCTCCGCACAGCAGCAGCGACAGAGTACTCTGGCTCAGCTCCAGATGCAg GTTGACAAGCTTTCCcatcagcctcacagacagccTGCTCCGAACCACTGGTCCTGGTACCAAAACGTCCGGCTCCCCGGACCTGCCGGCCCGCCGCCGCCAACCAGACCCATCCACGGAGGGTCTTCGCCATCCCAAGGCCCCCCCAGCATGGCGCCGCCTGGGCGCAGGTACGGGAACGCCCATCCCAGCCCGAGGAGCCCCCCTCCGAACATGCTTCAGAACTCCAGCTACACAGCTTCACAG ACTCTCAGAGAGCTGATCCACAGCTCCAGTTTCCCGCCTAAACCCATCGATGTGTCGCAGGGCATTCCTCGCTACCCTCAGCCTCTGACGGCAGGAGCGGCGACGCAGACGTCACTACAGCAG AGATTTATGCCGGAGTCCTCCCATCTAAAGCGGATTGAAGTGGGTGGATCTGTTCCCACCATCAGCATCTCTGTTCCTAAACCCAGCATGGGTCAAAGTCTGGCCTTGGCAGCTGCAGACAAAAGTGCATTTGGTAATTTGACAG CTCGAGGGAGCCAGAACTCCCCTATGGCGAAGCCGTCGTCTTCGGACAGAAGCGCGGG gTTGACTTCCTGGAAGCAGACTTCTGAGCCGGGGTCAGCCCCTCCCTCCAAACGACGAAGGCGGACCTCGCCAGGGCCCATTATTGTCATCAAGGACGAGCCAGAGGATGATGACGAAGTTCGTTTT GTGCAGTCCACTGTCGGCTTGAGTCTGCCGGACAGCAGCACCGGCGCTCAGTCGAAGCCTCGGCAGCAGCCGAAGGGGCTCGCGGCGGTCGCAGTCCCTGCTTCGGACTCCAAAAACTACAGTCCGCAGACCCAGTCCCAGCCCGAGTCTGAGAAGAAAACGGAGCACGAAGACGACCCGAACGAGGACTGGTGCGCCGTCTGTCAGAACGGAGGAGAGCTGCTGTGCTGCGACAAGTGCCCCAAAGTTTTTCACCTGACCTGCCACATTCCCACTCTGAATGAGTCCCCCAG CGGCGAGTGGTTCTGCTCGTTCTGCCGAGACCTGGACTCCCCTGAGATGGTGTACGACTGCGACAGACGGGATGACCCAGACTCGGAAAAGTTCCCACCTGTTGACAGAAGG aaGTGTGAGAGATTGCTGCTACGCCTGTTCTGTAATGACTTCAGCACCGACTTCCAGCAGCCTGCATCTCCATGG GAAACTCGAAGGTACAAAGAGCTAATAAAGACACCGATGGATTTATCGATCGTGAAGAGGAAGCTGGAGTCACAGACGGAGGTTGAGCGATACGTCGGTCCTGAGGGGTTTGTCGCCGACGTCAGGCTCATCTTTTTCAACTGTGCGAAGTACTACAAG ACGACATCCGAGGTCGGGAGTGCCGGGTTGTACCTGGAGGACTATTTCgaggagcagctgaagctcGTCTACCCAGACAAAGTCTTTCCGGGTGGGAGGGAGGAGCAGATGATTCCTCCTTTAGAGGACGAGatcgaagaggaggaggaacaggcGACGGAGGGAAATGCGGCTCCTGCCGAAGACGGGAAGCCGCCGAGTCCTCCGGAGAAGGGGGTCGCCAAAGTGGAAGCGGAAGATGCCCTGGCCGAGAGCGAGAAGTCGGACCCGGAAACGGCTGAAACGAGCCATAACGAGCCGAGCGAGGTTGTAGCTAACGCGGAGGGAGGTAGCTCTCCAGCCGAGGGGGAAAAGCAAGGCGAGGCGACTCAAGTGGACAACTGCCACGCCGGCGAAGCTAAAGACGGCGGCGTAGCTTCCAGCTCTATAAAAGAGGAGAGCCCTCAGCTCCCTGCAGACAGAGCCGTGGACCCTCCCGAGTCCCTGGAGGCCTCGGCGCCTGCGGCCTCAGAGGAGTCTGGATGA
- the trim24 gene encoding transcription intermediary factor 1-alpha isoform X3 — MDESAKNVDSDIVIIVENEAESLPAGDDKLKQQGGTFGLMDTCPICKLSFHSREPKLLPCLHSFCKRCLPPPLRSTEPPRRDPHGPGAVRCPVCRQECWEIDILDNFFVKDSAEVPSSTVEKNSQVCMSCDDNTEATGYCMECVEFLCVTCIEAHQRVKFTRDHTIRQKEEMSPEALDISSQRPVFCDIHKQEPLKLFCETCDRLTCRDCQLQKHKDHNYQFLEDAYKNHKQYLETMTQQLQDKRKATEEVSSCINNGLQQVEENRKAVTNEIKKSICNLIMEINRKGKILINQLEALTKDHELALKKQQDDINTLTRHLDHVISFTKWATASHSGTALLYCKRLILYQIHYLMRTSYNPSIVPQSSVRFQCRSGFWATNVDLGSLVVERCPGRPPITNHPTAPRPEAPSGGLSVSAQQQRQSTLAQLQMQVDKLSHQPHRQPAPNHWSWYQNVRLPGPAGPPPPTRPIHGGSSPSQGPPSMAPPGRRYGNAHPSPRSPPPNMLQNSSYTASQTLRELIHSSSFPPKPIDVSQGIPRYPQPLTAGAATQTSLQQRFMPESSHLKRIEVGGSVPTISISVPKPSMGQSLALAAADKSAFARGSQNSPMAKPSSSDRSAGLTSWKQTSEPGSAPPSKRRRRTSPGPIIVIKDEPEDDDEVRFVQSTVGLSLPDSSTGAQSKPRQQPKGLAAVAVPASDSKNYSPQTQSQPESEKKTEHEDDPNEDWCAVCQNGGELLCCDKCPKVFHLTCHIPTLNESPSGEWFCSFCRDLDSPEMVYDCDRRDDPDSEKFPPVDRRKCERLLLRLFCNDFSTDFQQPASPWETRRYKELIKTPMDLSIVKRKLESQTEVERYVGPEGFVADVRLIFFNCAKYYKTTSEVGSAGLYLEDYFEEQLKLVYPDKVFPGGREEQMIPPLEDEIEEEEEQATEGNAAPAEDGKPPSPPEKGVAKVEAEDALAESEKSDPETAETSHNEPSEVVANAEGGSSPAEGEKQGEATQVDNCHAGEAKDGGVASSSIKEESPQLPADRAVDPPESLEASAPAASEESG, encoded by the exons ATGGATGAAAGTGCCAAAAATGTCGATAGTGACATTGTTATTATCGTGGAAAACGAGGCCGAAAGCTTGCCCGCGGGAGATGATAAACTCAAACAGCAAGGCGGCACTTTCGGGCTCATGGACACATGTCCCATCTGCAAACTGAGCTTCCACAGCAGAGAGCCCAAGCTGCTGCCGTGCCTCCACTCCTTCTGCAAGAGGTGTCTGCCGCCCCCGCTGAGGAGCACCGAGCCGCCGAGGCGGGACCCGCACGGCCCAG GGGCCGTTCGGTGTCCAGTGTGCAGGCAAGAATGCTGGGAGATTGACATATTGGACAATTTCTTTGTCAAGGACTCTGCTGAGGTGCCAAGCAGCACGGTGGAGAAAAACAGCCAG gTGTGTATGAGCTGCGACGACAACACAGAGGCGACAGGATACTGCATGGAGTGTGTGGAGTTTCTGTGCGTGACGTGCATCGAGGCACACCAGAGGGTCAAGTTCACCAGAGACCACACCATCCGGCAGAAGGAGGAGATGTCTCCAG AAGCGCTGGATATTTCCTCACAGAGGCCTGTTTTTTGCGACATCCACAAGCAGGAGCCGCTGAAGCTGTTTTGCGAGACTTGTGATCGGCTCACCTGTCGGGACTGTCAACTTCagaaacacaaggatcacaa CTACCAGTTTTTGGAGGATGCTTACAAAAATCATAAGCAGTACCTGGAGACCATgactcagcagctgcaggacaaGCGAAAGGCGACTGAGGAAGTGTCGAGCTGCATCAACAACGG ATTGCAGCAAGTTGAAGAAAACCGCAAGGCTGTGACAAACGAAATCAAGAAGTCCATCTGTAACCTGATCATGGAGATCAACAGGAAGGGAAAGATTCTGATCAACCAGCTTGAg GCTTTGACTAAAGACCACGAGCTGGCTCTGAAAAAGCAGCAGGACGACATCAACACCCTGACCAGGCATCTGGACCATGTGATCAGCTTCACCAAATGGGCCACGGCGAGCCACAGTGGAACGGCTCTCCTGTACTGCAAGAGACTG ATCCTTTACCAGATCCATTACCTGATGAGAACAAGCTACAACCCGTCCATCGTTCCCCAGAGCTCTGTTCGCTTCCAGTGCCGCTCTGGATTCTGGGCTACTAACGTAGACCTGG GCTCACTGGTTGTAGAAAGATGCCCGGGGAGGCCGCCCATCACCAACCACCCTACTGCTCCCAGACCAGAGGCTCCATCTGGAGGTCTGTCTGTCTCCGCACAGCAGCAGCGACAGAGTACTCTGGCTCAGCTCCAGATGCAg GTTGACAAGCTTTCCcatcagcctcacagacagccTGCTCCGAACCACTGGTCCTGGTACCAAAACGTCCGGCTCCCCGGACCTGCCGGCCCGCCGCCGCCAACCAGACCCATCCACGGAGGGTCTTCGCCATCCCAAGGCCCCCCCAGCATGGCGCCGCCTGGGCGCAGGTACGGGAACGCCCATCCCAGCCCGAGGAGCCCCCCTCCGAACATGCTTCAGAACTCCAGCTACACAGCTTCACAG ACTCTCAGAGAGCTGATCCACAGCTCCAGTTTCCCGCCTAAACCCATCGATGTGTCGCAGGGCATTCCTCGCTACCCTCAGCCTCTGACGGCAGGAGCGGCGACGCAGACGTCACTACAGCAG AGATTTATGCCGGAGTCCTCCCATCTAAAGCGGATTGAAGTGGGTGGATCTGTTCCCACCATCAGCATCTCTGTTCCTAAACCCAGCATGGGTCAAAGTCTGGCCTTGGCAGCTGCAGACAAAAGTGCATTTG CTCGAGGGAGCCAGAACTCCCCTATGGCGAAGCCGTCGTCTTCGGACAGAAGCGCGGG gTTGACTTCCTGGAAGCAGACTTCTGAGCCGGGGTCAGCCCCTCCCTCCAAACGACGAAGGCGGACCTCGCCAGGGCCCATTATTGTCATCAAGGACGAGCCAGAGGATGATGACGAAGTTCGTTTT GTGCAGTCCACTGTCGGCTTGAGTCTGCCGGACAGCAGCACCGGCGCTCAGTCGAAGCCTCGGCAGCAGCCGAAGGGGCTCGCGGCGGTCGCAGTCCCTGCTTCGGACTCCAAAAACTACAGTCCGCAGACCCAGTCCCAGCCCGAGTCTGAGAAGAAAACGGAGCACGAAGACGACCCGAACGAGGACTGGTGCGCCGTCTGTCAGAACGGAGGAGAGCTGCTGTGCTGCGACAAGTGCCCCAAAGTTTTTCACCTGACCTGCCACATTCCCACTCTGAATGAGTCCCCCAG CGGCGAGTGGTTCTGCTCGTTCTGCCGAGACCTGGACTCCCCTGAGATGGTGTACGACTGCGACAGACGGGATGACCCAGACTCGGAAAAGTTCCCACCTGTTGACAGAAGG aaGTGTGAGAGATTGCTGCTACGCCTGTTCTGTAATGACTTCAGCACCGACTTCCAGCAGCCTGCATCTCCATGG GAAACTCGAAGGTACAAAGAGCTAATAAAGACACCGATGGATTTATCGATCGTGAAGAGGAAGCTGGAGTCACAGACGGAGGTTGAGCGATACGTCGGTCCTGAGGGGTTTGTCGCCGACGTCAGGCTCATCTTTTTCAACTGTGCGAAGTACTACAAG ACGACATCCGAGGTCGGGAGTGCCGGGTTGTACCTGGAGGACTATTTCgaggagcagctgaagctcGTCTACCCAGACAAAGTCTTTCCGGGTGGGAGGGAGGAGCAGATGATTCCTCCTTTAGAGGACGAGatcgaagaggaggaggaacaggcGACGGAGGGAAATGCGGCTCCTGCCGAAGACGGGAAGCCGCCGAGTCCTCCGGAGAAGGGGGTCGCCAAAGTGGAAGCGGAAGATGCCCTGGCCGAGAGCGAGAAGTCGGACCCGGAAACGGCTGAAACGAGCCATAACGAGCCGAGCGAGGTTGTAGCTAACGCGGAGGGAGGTAGCTCTCCAGCCGAGGGGGAAAAGCAAGGCGAGGCGACTCAAGTGGACAACTGCCACGCCGGCGAAGCTAAAGACGGCGGCGTAGCTTCCAGCTCTATAAAAGAGGAGAGCCCTCAGCTCCCTGCAGACAGAGCCGTGGACCCTCCCGAGTCCCTGGAGGCCTCGGCGCCTGCGGCCTCAGAGGAGTCTGGATGA